One window of Thalassovita mediterranea genomic DNA carries:
- a CDS encoding TetR family transcriptional regulator: MSNSFARPATQARSMKTQQKLMDALEALLREKDFDAISVPDLAAEAGVAVGTVYRRFENKEALIPLLFELWKTRSALQMETAAVQVEEVTSADLRQLLRRQMRAAYSFIREQAHILRAVHLQGRLRPQLIGEDWKQLWKDALAGNRAFLELVKDRIGQSDLDRAAEMMIYIANTALVEKALFDEDGPGYVVTAEGDAFANEIADIVYGYLSLEDI, translated from the coding sequence ATGTCAAACAGCTTTGCCCGGCCAGCGACGCAGGCGCGGTCCATGAAGACCCAGCAGAAGCTGATGGATGCGCTTGAGGCGCTGCTGCGGGAGAAAGACTTTGACGCGATTTCGGTGCCCGACCTTGCAGCCGAGGCAGGCGTCGCGGTCGGCACCGTATACCGCCGTTTCGAGAACAAGGAGGCGCTAATCCCGCTCCTGTTCGAGCTCTGGAAGACCCGCAGCGCGCTGCAGATGGAAACCGCCGCGGTCCAGGTCGAGGAAGTGACATCCGCCGACCTTCGCCAGCTCCTTCGCAGGCAGATGCGAGCGGCATACAGCTTCATCCGTGAGCAAGCCCACATACTGCGCGCGGTGCACTTGCAGGGACGGCTTCGCCCGCAGCTGATCGGCGAGGATTGGAAGCAGCTCTGGAAGGATGCGCTTGCGGGCAACCGGGCCTTTCTGGAGCTTGTGAAAGACAGGATCGGCCAGTCAGATCTCGACCGCGCGGCAGAGATGATGATCTACATCGCCAACACGGCGCTCGTCGAAAAAGCCCTCTTCGATGAGGACGGTCCGGGATACGTCGTCACCGCAGAAGGCGATGCCTTCGCGAACGAGATTGCCGACATTGTCTATGGGTATCTGTCCTTGGAAGATATCTGA
- a CDS encoding CPBP family intramembrane metalloprotease has protein sequence MTSPRVQFAKRGLDRWHMETFIQTERELVIGLGAILLLWVCGMASDIYRRIRKPARPTRSPFIHWTVTGSLLWLLCGISLWAWTSSGRSLETLGFAWGSGIGMFAAWAVALGFLALQIAQLPAIRRDAEVQETLRQSMFGSGDYDALMPRRRRDCWGFFMVAVTAGITEEVIFRAFLISVLALLMPLWMAALAAIGVFILAHIYQGVQGLVRILPVTIIMTLTYVLSGSLWPGIIVHVAVDVMAGVIAWILLPREGYICVEEEAAAGAVPA, from the coding sequence ATGACATCGCCGCGCGTCCAGTTTGCGAAGCGCGGCCTCGACAGGTGGCACATGGAAACTTTCATTCAGACAGAACGCGAACTCGTTATTGGCCTTGGTGCGATCCTGCTTCTCTGGGTCTGCGGCATGGCCTCGGACATCTATCGGCGCATTCGCAAGCCCGCCCGGCCGACGCGCAGCCCTTTCATTCACTGGACCGTGACCGGATCGCTTCTCTGGCTGCTCTGCGGTATCAGTCTCTGGGCATGGACCTCGTCAGGCCGGTCACTGGAGACGCTCGGCTTTGCGTGGGGCAGCGGCATCGGCATGTTCGCGGCTTGGGCGGTCGCGCTCGGCTTTCTCGCGCTTCAGATCGCCCAGCTACCCGCGATACGCCGTGATGCAGAAGTCCAGGAGACGCTGCGCCAGTCCATGTTCGGCTCGGGCGACTATGACGCGCTGATGCCGCGTCGCCGCCGCGACTGCTGGGGATTCTTCATGGTCGCGGTGACGGCAGGCATCACCGAGGAAGTCATCTTCCGCGCCTTCCTCATCAGCGTACTGGCGCTTCTGATGCCGCTCTGGATGGCGGCGCTGGCCGCGATCGGTGTCTTCATCCTCGCCCACATCTATCAGGGCGTGCAGGGGCTGGTCCGCATCCTGCCGGTCACCATCATCATGACCCTGACCTATGTCCTGTCTGGCTCGCTCTGGCCGGGCATCATTGTCCATGTGGCGGTCGACGTCATGGCGGGGGTCATTGCTTGGATCCTGCTGCCGCGCGAAGGCTATATCTGCGTGGAGGAGGAGGCAGCGGCAGGCGCCGTTCCCGCCTAG
- the dnaG gene encoding DNA primase, with protein sequence MSASIRIPDGFVEELKARIRPSDVIGRKVKLKKQGKEWVGLSPFTNEKSPSFYVNDQKRIFKDFSSGIGGDVISFVMETERLSFMEAVEKLADEAGMQLPKATPQDEETYDRRKRLYACCEAACKFFEDRLRAAEGTEAREYLENRGLGAAAWARHRLGYAPDDWRKTIDHLKAESFGMQEIIDAGLAVVKEGGGDPYDRFRGRVIFPITDVRGQVIAFGGRGLQPDAKPKYLNSNDTELFHKGRVLYRYKDAREAFGSTDEGGLIVTEGYMDAIAMAEAGIGHAVAPLGTALTEDQLALLWRAGPEPVLCFDGDAAGLRAAYRSIERALPHLQPERTLFFCLLSGGMDPDDLIRQSGPEAMKQALSNSVPLIEVLWRRERDAEPLDTPERQAGLEARLMQAAATIQHAGVRAAYEQELKSRKNDHLWQMRRRARGPAGRSDGPVKGAHQTSAPAKTRGLGLLVRAIDSPHLIDVGFELLSMAIFLDEDVATLRDVIISWPDAGAGVDRSAIATHLVQSGNMRAADLLNSYPATTAIAPDGADEREWLIALEQYVARDDASAFGDVAKAEVTASPENWRRRRHEVAEREARVARLNEAAEQTDQD encoded by the coding sequence ATGTCAGCTTCCATTCGCATACCAGATGGCTTCGTCGAGGAGTTGAAGGCCCGCATCCGGCCGTCCGATGTCATCGGGCGCAAGGTGAAGCTGAAGAAGCAGGGCAAGGAATGGGTCGGCCTGTCGCCTTTCACCAATGAGAAAAGCCCGAGCTTCTACGTCAACGACCAGAAGCGCATCTTCAAGGACTTCTCATCCGGCATTGGCGGGGACGTCATCTCCTTCGTCATGGAGACCGAGCGGCTGTCCTTCATGGAGGCGGTCGAGAAGCTTGCCGATGAAGCGGGCATGCAGCTTCCCAAGGCAACGCCGCAGGACGAAGAGACCTATGACCGTCGCAAGCGGCTCTATGCCTGCTGCGAAGCGGCCTGCAAGTTCTTCGAGGACCGGTTGCGCGCGGCAGAAGGCACCGAAGCACGCGAGTATCTGGAAAATCGCGGGCTAGGCGCGGCGGCCTGGGCGCGTCACCGGCTCGGCTATGCGCCCGATGACTGGCGCAAGACGATCGACCATCTGAAAGCCGAAAGTTTCGGCATGCAGGAAATTATCGATGCGGGCCTCGCCGTCGTCAAAGAGGGCGGGGGCGATCCGTATGACCGGTTCCGTGGGCGCGTCATCTTCCCGATCACCGATGTGCGCGGCCAGGTCATCGCCTTCGGGGGCAGGGGGCTGCAGCCGGACGCCAAGCCGAAATACCTCAATTCCAATGACACAGAGCTCTTCCACAAGGGGCGCGTCCTCTATCGCTACAAGGATGCGCGCGAAGCCTTTGGCAGCACCGATGAAGGTGGGCTGATCGTCACCGAAGGCTATATGGACGCTATCGCCATGGCAGAGGCGGGGATCGGCCATGCCGTCGCCCCGCTCGGTACGGCGCTGACCGAAGACCAGCTGGCGCTTCTGTGGCGCGCAGGGCCAGAGCCGGTTCTCTGTTTCGATGGTGACGCAGCGGGCCTTCGCGCCGCTTACCGCTCGATTGAGCGCGCGCTGCCGCACCTTCAGCCAGAGCGGACCTTGTTCTTCTGTCTGCTCTCTGGCGGGATGGACCCGGATGACCTCATCCGCCAGTCAGGCCCCGAAGCGATGAAGCAGGCACTGTCCAACTCAGTACCGCTGATCGAGGTGCTCTGGCGCCGGGAGCGCGACGCAGAGCCACTTGATACGCCCGAAAGGCAGGCCGGGCTCGAAGCGCGTCTGATGCAGGCGGCGGCTACGATCCAGCATGCAGGCGTGCGCGCGGCCTATGAGCAGGAGCTGAAATCCCGCAAGAATGACCATCTCTGGCAGATGCGCCGGCGCGCGCGCGGCCCTGCGGGGCGGTCCGATGGGCCGGTCAAAGGCGCCCACCAGACAAGTGCGCCAGCCAAGACGCGGGGCCTCGGCCTGCTGGTGCGCGCCATTGATTCGCCCCATCTGATCGATGTCGGATTTGAGCTACTCTCCATGGCGATCTTCCTTGATGAGGATGTCGCAACCTTGCGCGATGTGATCATTTCGTGGCCTGACGCAGGCGCAGGTGTTGACCGCAGCGCAATCGCGACCCATTTAGTGCAGTCTGGAAACATGCGCGCTGCTGACTTGCTCAATTCTTATCCCGCAACAACTGCTATAGCTCCCGATGGAGCTGACGAACGGGAATGGCTTATCGCCCTCGAGCAATACGTGGCCCGCGACGACGCCAGCGCATTTGGCGACGTTGCCAAGGCTGAGGTGACAGCGTCACCTGAGAATTGGCGACGGCGTCGGCATGAAGTGGCGGAACGTGAGGCACGTGTGGCGCGTCTCAATGAAGCAGCAGAACAAACCGATCAGGACTGA
- the rpoD gene encoding RNA polymerase sigma factor RpoD has protein sequence MAKAQKRDNEGAEVETDDRPVLDLNDSKIKKFIKQAKSKGYVTHEELNNVLPSEELSSDQIEDTMSALSEMGIQVVENEDEVEGASKGTAVAKTGTSGAVAKKGNARGSDRTDDPVRMYLREMGAVELLSREGEIAIAKRIEAGRDAMIRGLCESPLTFEAMMVWRDELMNERILLRDLIDLETTYGAENPTPEPREKTEEEKEAEAKERENETTEERLAREEREDEEEGQAMSMSAMEAELRDGVLGKLDEIALAFGQYRKLQERLVERRMAGKALTADAREEYDTLAQSIVDNLKTMHINNARIEALVEQLYAINKKLMGLEGKLMRLADAKGVPRKEFLESYFGNELNPNWQEETLENAKSKKKWESFFESQGDQIGEIREEITAVSQEIGIPIDDFRQIVQRVQKGEREARVAKKEMVEANLRLVISIAKKYTNRGLQFLDLIQEGNIGLMKAVDKFEYRRGYKFSTYATWWIRQAITRSIADQARTIRIPVHMIETINKIVRSQRQMLHEIGREPTPEELAEKLGLPLEKIRKVLKIAKEPISLETPIGDDEDSNLGDFIEDKMALLPVDSAIQSNLRETTTRVLASLTPREERVLRMRFGIGMNTDHTLEEVGQQFSVTRERIRQIEAKALRKLKHPSRSRKLRSFLDT, from the coding sequence ATGGCGAAAGCCCAGAAGCGTGACAATGAAGGCGCCGAAGTCGAGACCGACGACCGTCCGGTGCTCGATCTCAACGACTCGAAGATCAAGAAATTCATCAAGCAGGCAAAGTCCAAGGGCTATGTCACGCATGAAGAGCTGAACAACGTCCTTCCATCGGAGGAGCTGTCCTCCGACCAGATCGAAGATACGATGTCGGCCCTCTCTGAAATGGGTATCCAGGTCGTCGAGAACGAAGACGAAGTGGAAGGCGCGTCCAAGGGTACGGCTGTCGCCAAGACGGGCACCAGCGGCGCAGTTGCCAAAAAGGGCAATGCACGCGGCTCTGACCGTACCGATGACCCTGTGCGCATGTATCTGCGCGAGATGGGCGCCGTTGAGCTTCTGTCGCGTGAAGGCGAGATCGCGATTGCCAAGCGTATCGAGGCCGGCCGTGATGCCATGATCCGCGGCCTCTGCGAGAGCCCGCTGACCTTTGAGGCCATGATGGTCTGGCGCGATGAGCTCATGAATGAGCGCATTCTCCTGCGCGACCTCATCGACCTTGAAACGACCTATGGCGCGGAGAACCCGACGCCAGAACCGCGCGAAAAGACCGAGGAAGAAAAAGAAGCCGAGGCGAAAGAGCGCGAGAACGAAACGACCGAGGAACGCCTTGCCCGCGAAGAACGCGAGGACGAGGAAGAAGGTCAGGCCATGTCCATGTCGGCCATGGAAGCCGAACTTCGTGACGGCGTGCTTGGCAAGCTGGACGAGATCGCGCTCGCCTTCGGTCAGTACCGCAAACTGCAGGAGCGCCTCGTTGAGCGCCGCATGGCCGGCAAGGCGCTGACCGCCGATGCGCGCGAAGAGTATGACACGCTGGCCCAGTCCATCGTCGACAATCTCAAGACGATGCACATCAACAATGCGCGTATCGAAGCGCTTGTTGAACAGCTCTACGCCATCAACAAGAAGCTGATGGGCCTTGAAGGCAAGCTCATGCGTCTGGCTGACGCGAAGGGCGTGCCGCGCAAGGAATTCCTCGAAAGCTATTTCGGCAACGAGCTGAATCCGAACTGGCAGGAAGAAACGCTCGAGAACGCGAAGTCCAAGAAGAAGTGGGAAAGCTTCTTCGAGAGCCAGGGCGATCAGATCGGCGAGATCCGCGAAGAGATCACGGCCGTTTCGCAGGAGATCGGTATCCCGATCGACGATTTCCGCCAGATTGTTCAGCGCGTCCAGAAGGGCGAACGCGAAGCCCGCGTCGCCAAGAAGGAAATGGTTGAGGCAAACCTGCGCCTCGTGATCTCCATCGCCAAGAAATACACCAATCGCGGCCTGCAATTCCTCGACCTGATCCAGGAAGGCAATATCGGCCTGATGAAGGCGGTCGATAAATTCGAATACCGCCGCGGTTACAAATTCTCGACCTATGCGACCTGGTGGATTCGTCAGGCGATTACCCGGTCCATCGCGGACCAGGCCCGCACGATCCGTATTCCGGTGCACATGATCGAGACGATCAACAAGATCGTCCGCAGCCAGCGCCAGATGCTGCACGAGATTGGCCGCGAGCCGACCCCGGAAGAGCTAGCTGAAAAGCTTGGTCTGCCGCTGGAGAAGATCCGCAAGGTCCTCAAGATTGCGAAAGAGCCGATCTCGCTCGAAACGCCGATTGGCGACGACGAGGACTCGAATCTCGGCGACTTCATCGAGGACAAGATGGCGCTGTTGCCTGTCGACAGCGCGATCCAGTCCAACCTTCGCGAAACCACGACCCGCGTGCTCGCCTCGCTCACCCCGCGTGAGGAACGTGTCCTGCGCATGCGCTTCGGCATCGGCATGAACACCGACCACACGCTGGAAGAGGTCGGCCAGCAGTTCAGCGTGACGCGCGAACGTATCCGTCAGATCGAGGCAAAGGCGCTGAGAAAGCTCAAGCACCCAAGCCGGAGCCGCAAGCTGCGGAGCTTCCTGGATACTTAA